A single Triticum dicoccoides isolate Atlit2015 ecotype Zavitan chromosome 2A, WEW_v2.0, whole genome shotgun sequence DNA region contains:
- the LOC119355041 gene encoding uncharacterized protein At1g32220, chloroplastic-like, with protein sequence MSHSTLLVRPPAPANPSLPLRRCAPVSAAAATLRTFPAASSVAQCSRLRTKCRFAAPGVREDYSSTPIDVVADVKTEKIVVLGGSGFVGSAICRAAVAKGIEVVSLSRSGRPSYSDPWADEVTWLAGDVFYARWEDVLVGATAVVSTLGGFGNEEQMKRINGEANTIAVDAAKEFGIPKFILISVHDYNLPSFLLTSGYFTGKRKAESEVLSKYPSSGVVLRPGFIYGKRKVDGYEIPLDIVGQPLEKLLSSVENFTKPLSALPGSDLVLAPPVNVDDVAYAVINAVIDDSFFGVFTIEQIKEAAASARV encoded by the exons ATGTCCCACTCGACACTGCtcgtccggccgccggcgccggcgaaTCCGTCCCTTCCGCTTCGCCGGTGCGCGCCCGTATCCGCAGCGGCGGCGACGCTCCGCACGTTTCCTGCCGCCTCCTCCGTGGCTCAGTGCTCTAG GCTGCGCACCAAGTGCAGGTTTGCTGCCCCCGGTGTCAGAGAAGATTACTCTTCTACGCCAATCGATGTGGTAGCAGACGTCAAAACAGAGAAG ATTGTAGTGTTGGGAGGAAGTGGATTTGTTGGTTCTGCTATATGCAGAGCTGCGGTAGCCAAAGGCATTGAGGTTGTGAGCCTCAGCAG GTCAGGAAGACCATCTTACTCTGATCCTTGGGCTGATGAAGTTACTTGGCTAGCAG GAGATGTTTTCTATGCAAGATGGGAGGACGTGCTAGTAGGGGCTACTGCTGTTGTGTCTACCCTTGGAGGATTTGGTAATGAAGAACAGATGAAAAGGATAAATGGTGAAGCAAATACCATAGCAGTAGACGCCGCGAAAGAATTTG GGATCCCGAAATTTATTTTGATCTCTGTTCATGATTACAACCTTCCATCCTTTCTCCTTACCTCGGGCTATTTCACTGGTAAGAGAAAGGCTGAATCTGAAGTCCTCTCCAAATACCCATCCTCAG GTGTTGTATTGAGGCCTGGGTTTATTTACGGTAAAAGGAAAGTAGATGGCTACGAGATACCGCTCGACATCGTAGGGCAACCACTAGAGAAGCTACTTTCCTCTGTCGAAAATTTCACCAAACCATTGAGTGCATTGCCTGGTTCGGACCTGGTCCTCGCACCCCCTGTGAACGTGGACGATGTCGCCTACGCCGTGATCAACGCCGTCATAGACGACAGCTTCTTCGGAGTGTTCACAATCGAGCAAATCAAGGAGGCGGCAGCCAGTGCCAGAGTGTAG